The following coding sequences lie in one Glycine max cultivar Williams 82 chromosome 19, Glycine_max_v4.0, whole genome shotgun sequence genomic window:
- the LOC100807539 gene encoding probable inactive leucine-rich repeat receptor-like protein kinase At3g03770 isoform X1 — protein MANRHHPSVFLVLVTVLLSIHCSEQLQSSHSQTLLRIQQLLNFPAALSNWNSSTDFCNTDSNSSLTVVCYEDTITQLHIIGERRDTPLPRNFSIDSFVTTLVRLPSLKVLTLVSLGIWGPLPSKIARLSSLEIVNMSSNFLYGSIPQELSSLSSLQTLIFDNNMLADTFPHWLDSLQALTVLSLKNNKFNGSLPKSLGNVENLRTLSLSHNHFYGAVPDLSRLTNLQVLELDDNAFGPQFPQLGNKLVILVLRKNSFRSGIPAELSSYYQLERLDISSNSFVGPFQPGLLSLPSITYLNISGNKLTGMLFENLSCNSELDVVDLSSNLLTGSLPRCLVSNSSDSTVLYARNCLDTTNQNQQPQPFCHTEALAVGILPETKKHKQVSKVVLSLGIVGGTLGGVALVLLVFFIVRRGNDRSKTKNPPTRLISENAASGYTSKLFSDARYISQTKKLGAVGLPTYRSFSLEEIESATNYFDTASLMGEDSYGKMYRGQLKNGSLVAIRCVEMKKRHSTQNFVQHIELISKLRHRHLVSAIGHCFECSLDDSSVSKVFLVFEYVPNGTLRNWISDEHARKSFSWTQRIGAAIGVAKGIQFLHTGIVPGVYSNDLKIEDVLLDQNLVAKISSYHLPLLSNMGKVRRGNSSSGLKNSSNSKSVKQEDKSDIYNFGVILLELILGRQIKTVNDADAFRDLLQASLGGDEEGRRGVVDPAFRKACLDQSLKTMMEICVRCLVKEPADRPSIEDVLWNLQFASQVQDAWRGDSQSSEGSPGSESRGLPFH, from the exons ATGGCAAATAGGCACCACCCCTCAGTGTTTCTGGTGTTGGTTACTGTTTTACTTTCTATCCATTGCTCTGAGCAATTGCAATCCTCTCACTCTCAGACTCTTCTCAGAATTCAGCAGCTATTGAACTTTCCTGCTGCTTTAAGCAACTGGAACAGCAGCACAGACTTTTGCAACACAGATTCAAACTCTTCCCTCACTGTAGTGTGCTATGAAGACACCATAACACAGCTTCACATAATAGGTGAAAGAAGAGATACACCTCTCCCTCGAAATTTCTCAATAGATTCCTTTGTCACAACACTAGTAAGGCTTCCCAGTTTGAAAGTCCTCACATTGGTTTCTCTTGGTATATGGGGTCCTTTGCCTAGTAAGATAGCTCGTTTGTCATCCCTGGAAATAGTTAACATGAGTTCCAATTTTCTCTATGGTTCAATTCCTCAGGAACTTTCATCACTGTCAAGTCTCCAAACACTCATTTTTGACAACAACATGTTGGCTGACACGTTTCCTCATTGGCTTGATTCACTTCAAGCCTTAACTGTGTTAAGTTTGAAGAATAACAAGTTCAATGGATCTCTACCAAAATCGCTTGGTAATGTGGAGAATTTGAGAACCCTTTCACTTTCTCATAATCACTTTTATGGGGCGGTGCCTGATTTGAGCCGTTTGACGAATCTTCAAGTGCTTGAATTGGATGATAATGCTTTTGGACCGCAGTTTCCTCAGCTCGGTAACAAGTTGGTTATACTAGTTCTAAGAAAAAATAGCTTCAGGTCTGGTATTCCTGCTGAATTGAGTTCATACTATCAGCTTGAGCGATTGGATATTTCATCAAATTCATTTGTGGGGCCTTTTCAGCCAGGATTGTTGTCACTTCCTTCTATTACTTATCTGAATATTTCTGGGAACAAATTAACCGGGATGCTTTTCGAGAATCTTTCTTGCAATTCTGAGCTTGATGTAGTGGATTTATCCTCAAATCTTTTGACTGGGAGCTTACCTAGATGTTTAGTGTCAAATTCCAGCGATAGCACTGTCCTGTATGCTAGAAATTGTCTAGACACCACGAATCAAAATCAGCAGCCGCAGCCCTTTTGCCACACTGAAGCTTTAGCTGTGGGAATATTACCTGAGACAAAGAAGCACAAACAAGTATCTAAGGTAGTTCTTTCCCTTGGCATAGTAGGGGGGACTCTTGGAGGAGTAGCACTTGTTTTGCTAGTTTTCTTTATTGTTAGAAGAGGAAATGACAGAAGCAAAACGAAGAATCCTCCAACTAGATTAATATCAGAAAATGCTGCGTCTGGTTACACATCTAAGTTGTTTTCTGATGCAA GGTATATATCTCAAACAAAGAAGTTGGGAGCAGTTGGCCTGCCGACTTATCGAAGTTTCTCATTGGAAGAGATTGAATCAGCTACAAACTATTTTGACACAGCTTCTTTAATGGGTGAAGATTCTTATGGGAAG aTGTACAGAGGTCAGCTGAAGAATGGCTCACTTGTTGCTATTCGGTGTgtagaaatgaaaaagagacaCAGCACTCAAAACTTTGTGCAACACATAGAGCTGATATCCAAACTTAGGCATCGCCATCTAGTCAGCGCTATTGGACACTGCTTTGAATGTTCTTTAGATGATTCAAGCGTCAGCAAAGTATTTCTTGTCTTCGAATATGTACCAAATGGCACGCTCAGGAATTGGATCTCTG ATGAGCATGCTAGAAAATCCTTTAGTTGGACTCAACGCATAGGAGCTGCAATTGGAGTGGCAAAGGGAATCCAGTTTTTGCATACAGGGATTGTCCCTGGTGTATATTCCAATGATCTGAAGATAGAAGATGTTTTATTGGATCAGAATCTTGTTGCAAAAATCAGCAGTTATCACCTGCCTTTGTTGTCAAACATGGGGAAG GTTCGGCGTGGAAATTCTTCCAGTGGATTAAAAAATTCAAGCAATAGTAAAAG TGTAAAGCAGGAAGATAAGTCTGATATATACAACTTTGGAGTGATACTACTCGAACTTATTCTAGGAAGGCAAATAAAGACAGTAAATGATGCAGATGCTTTTAGGGATCTG TTGCAAGCAAGCTTAGGAGGTGATGAAGAGGGTAGGAGGGGCGTTGTTGATCCAGCATTTCGCAAGGCATGCTTGGATCAATCATTGAAGACAATGATGGAGATTTGTGTGAGGTGCCTGGTTAAAGAGCCCGCAGATAGGCCTTCTATAGAGGATGTTTTGTGGAACTTGCAGTTTGCATCTCAAGTACAAGATGCATGGAGAGGGGATTCTCAAAGTAGTGAAGGGTCACCAGGCTCAGAATCTCGAGGGCTACCCTTCCATTAG
- the LOC100807539 gene encoding probable inactive leucine-rich repeat receptor-like protein kinase At3g03770 isoform X2, which translates to MANRHHPSVFLVLVTVLLSIHCSEQLQSSHSQTLLRIQQLLNFPAALSNWNSSTDFCNTDSNSSLTVVCYEDTITQLHIIGERRDTPLPRNFSIDSFVTTLVRLPSLKVLTLVSLGIWGPLPSKIARLSSLEIVNMSSNFLYGSIPQELSSLSSLQTLIFDNNMLADTFPHWLDSLQALTVLSLKNNKFNGSLPKSLGNVENLRTLSLSHNHFYGAVPDLSRLTNLQVLELDDNAFGPQFPQLGNKLVILVLRKNSFRSGIPAELSSYYQLERLDISSNSFVGPFQPGLLSLPSITYLNISGNKLTGMLFENLSCNSELDVVDLSSNLLTGSLPRCLVSNSSDSTVLYARNCLDTTNQNQQPQPFCHTEALAVGILPETKKHKQVSKVVLSLGIVGGTLGGVALVLLVFFIVRRGNDRSKTKNPPTRLISENAASGYTSKLFSDARYISQTKKLGAVGLPTYRSFSLEEIESATNYFDTASLMGEDSYGKMYRGQLKNGSLVAIRCVEMKKRHSTQNFVQHIELISKLRHRHLVSAIGHCFECSLDDSSVSKVFLVFEYVPNGTLRNWISDEHARKSFSWTQRIGAAIGVAKGIQFLHTGIVPGVYSNDLKIEDVLLDQNLVAKISSYHLPLLSNMGKV; encoded by the exons ATGGCAAATAGGCACCACCCCTCAGTGTTTCTGGTGTTGGTTACTGTTTTACTTTCTATCCATTGCTCTGAGCAATTGCAATCCTCTCACTCTCAGACTCTTCTCAGAATTCAGCAGCTATTGAACTTTCCTGCTGCTTTAAGCAACTGGAACAGCAGCACAGACTTTTGCAACACAGATTCAAACTCTTCCCTCACTGTAGTGTGCTATGAAGACACCATAACACAGCTTCACATAATAGGTGAAAGAAGAGATACACCTCTCCCTCGAAATTTCTCAATAGATTCCTTTGTCACAACACTAGTAAGGCTTCCCAGTTTGAAAGTCCTCACATTGGTTTCTCTTGGTATATGGGGTCCTTTGCCTAGTAAGATAGCTCGTTTGTCATCCCTGGAAATAGTTAACATGAGTTCCAATTTTCTCTATGGTTCAATTCCTCAGGAACTTTCATCACTGTCAAGTCTCCAAACACTCATTTTTGACAACAACATGTTGGCTGACACGTTTCCTCATTGGCTTGATTCACTTCAAGCCTTAACTGTGTTAAGTTTGAAGAATAACAAGTTCAATGGATCTCTACCAAAATCGCTTGGTAATGTGGAGAATTTGAGAACCCTTTCACTTTCTCATAATCACTTTTATGGGGCGGTGCCTGATTTGAGCCGTTTGACGAATCTTCAAGTGCTTGAATTGGATGATAATGCTTTTGGACCGCAGTTTCCTCAGCTCGGTAACAAGTTGGTTATACTAGTTCTAAGAAAAAATAGCTTCAGGTCTGGTATTCCTGCTGAATTGAGTTCATACTATCAGCTTGAGCGATTGGATATTTCATCAAATTCATTTGTGGGGCCTTTTCAGCCAGGATTGTTGTCACTTCCTTCTATTACTTATCTGAATATTTCTGGGAACAAATTAACCGGGATGCTTTTCGAGAATCTTTCTTGCAATTCTGAGCTTGATGTAGTGGATTTATCCTCAAATCTTTTGACTGGGAGCTTACCTAGATGTTTAGTGTCAAATTCCAGCGATAGCACTGTCCTGTATGCTAGAAATTGTCTAGACACCACGAATCAAAATCAGCAGCCGCAGCCCTTTTGCCACACTGAAGCTTTAGCTGTGGGAATATTACCTGAGACAAAGAAGCACAAACAAGTATCTAAGGTAGTTCTTTCCCTTGGCATAGTAGGGGGGACTCTTGGAGGAGTAGCACTTGTTTTGCTAGTTTTCTTTATTGTTAGAAGAGGAAATGACAGAAGCAAAACGAAGAATCCTCCAACTAGATTAATATCAGAAAATGCTGCGTCTGGTTACACATCTAAGTTGTTTTCTGATGCAA GGTATATATCTCAAACAAAGAAGTTGGGAGCAGTTGGCCTGCCGACTTATCGAAGTTTCTCATTGGAAGAGATTGAATCAGCTACAAACTATTTTGACACAGCTTCTTTAATGGGTGAAGATTCTTATGGGAAG aTGTACAGAGGTCAGCTGAAGAATGGCTCACTTGTTGCTATTCGGTGTgtagaaatgaaaaagagacaCAGCACTCAAAACTTTGTGCAACACATAGAGCTGATATCCAAACTTAGGCATCGCCATCTAGTCAGCGCTATTGGACACTGCTTTGAATGTTCTTTAGATGATTCAAGCGTCAGCAAAGTATTTCTTGTCTTCGAATATGTACCAAATGGCACGCTCAGGAATTGGATCTCTG ATGAGCATGCTAGAAAATCCTTTAGTTGGACTCAACGCATAGGAGCTGCAATTGGAGTGGCAAAGGGAATCCAGTTTTTGCATACAGGGATTGTCCCTGGTGTATATTCCAATGATCTGAAGATAGAAGATGTTTTATTGGATCAGAATCTTGTTGCAAAAATCAGCAGTTATCACCTGCCTTTGTTGTCAAACATGGGGAAGGTATGA